A segment of the Fibrobacter succinogenes subsp. succinogenes S85 genome:
TCTCCGATATAGCCTGCACCTACGGCAAGTTCGCCATGCTCAGTCGTGAAGCCATGGTCTGGTGCCTTTTCCGCCACAGTGCAGCATCGCTCCTACGCGATGTCGCTGTCCGTACTGGAAGCCGCATTGTCGTCCAGAAGCTCTCCCTGGCAGCACTCCAGAAATTGCTCCAGAGAATCGGTGTCAAGATTTCGACGAACTTCCTCGGGCGCATCGCCCTCCGTGCCATCCCGGCAATTGGAGCCGTCGGTAACGGAGCCTACACCTACTTTGATACAAACGAAGTCGGCAAGACAGCAAAGTCCTACTTCAAGGCTCTTGAAGGAGTTGAAAAACCGGAACTCGTCGAAAACTCCATCGACAAGGACCCGGATTCAAGCGAAGCCGCCGCTGAACCGGCATCCGAAGAAAACGTATAAACAAAAATTTTCTCATTTAAGCAAAACGAAGCAGCCATTTTTATGGTTGCTTTTTTGCATTTTAGGCCAATTTTAGCCATTTTACCCCCCTTTTATACTATCAAATGAAAAACCGCCCTTGAGTTCCCCCCAAAATTTTCTATTTTTGGGCGCAACATTCAATAACATCAACTCCATTAGTGGAATAAAAATATGAAAGACATCCAACTGCACAGAAATATTGGTATTTCTGCCCACATCGACTCTGGTAAGACAACTCTTACCGAACGTATCCTTTACTTCACAAAGCGTATTCACGCTATCCACGAAGTTCGTGGTAAAGACGGCGTCGGTGCCACGATGGACTCCATGGAACTTGAACGCGAACGCGGTATTACGATTCAGTCTGCCGCTACGTTTGCAAACTGGACTCACACCAAGACCGGTGAAAAGGACTCCATCAACATCATCGATACCCCGGGGCACGTGGACTTCACGATCGAAGTGGAACGTTCTCTCCGCGTGTTGGACGGTGCTATCCTCGTCCTCACTGGCGTTGAAGGCGTCCAGTCCCAGTCTATTACCGTTGACCGCCAAATGCGCCGTTACCATGTGCCGCGCGTCGTGTTCGTGAACAAGTGCGACCGCTCTGGTGCAAATCCGCTCCGCGTTGCAGTCATGCTCAAGGAAAAGCTCAACCACAAGCCGTGCGTCATGCAGATTCCTATAGGTTTGGAATCCAATCTTAAGGGCGTGGTCGACCTTCTCGAAATGAAGGCATACTACTTCGAAGGCGACAATGGCGACGACATGATCGAAAAGGAAATCCCGGCAGAACTCGTCGACCAGGCTAACGAATACCGCGAAAAGCTCGTTGACTGCTGCGCTGACTACAGCGACGAAGTCATGGAAAAGGCTATGGAAGGCGAATACGGTGTCGATCAGATCGACAAGAACCTCCTCAAGAAGGTCATCCGCGAAGCTACCATCCGTCTCGACATCACTCCGGTGTTCATGGGTTCTGCTCACAAGAACATTGGTGTCCAGAAGCTCCTCGACGGTGTTATCGACTTCCTCCCGTGCCCGACCGACGTTGAAAACAAGGCTCTCGATCTCGACAACAACGAAGCTGAAGTTATCCTCAAGTCCGAAGACAACGCACCGCTCGTCTGCTACGCATTCAAGCTCGTGAACGACCGCTATGGCCAGCTCACCTACGTCCGCGTTTACCAGGGTACCCTCAAGAAGGGCGACATGATTACCAACATGGCAACTGGCAAGAAGGTTTCTGTTGGTCGTCTCGTCCGTATGCACGCTGACGAAATGGTGGATATCACCGAAGCCGGTGCAGGCGACATCGTTGCTCTGTTCGGTATCGACTGCGCATCCGGTACGACATTCACGGATGGCAAGAACCACTACAACATGACTTCTATGCACGTTCCTAACCCGGTTATCGAACTTGTTATTGAAGCCAAGAACCGTGACGACCTCGACAACATGTCCAAGGCCCTCAACCGCTTCACGAAGGAAGACCCGACGTTCCAGGTCGAAGTTGACAAGGAATCTGGTCAGACCATCATCAAGGGTATGGGCGAACTCCACCTTGACGTTTATATCGAACGTATGCGCCGTGAATACAAGTGCGACGTGACGACTGGTGCTCCGCAGGTTGCTTACCGCGAAACCATCACCCGCCCGGCCAAGTTCGACTACACTCACAAGAAGCAGACTGGTGGTTCTGGTCAGTACGCTAAGGTCGTCGGTGAAATGCGTCCGATGGCTGTCGAAGGCGACCAGGAAAAGGTCTACAACTTCGTCAACTCCGTCGTCGGTGGCCGTATTCCGAAGGAATACATCCCGTCTTGCGATAAGGGTTTCCAGAGCTGCATGGAAGCAGGTTCCCTCATCGGCTTCCCGGTTGTCGGTATCGAAATGGAAGTCCAGGATGGTGCATTCCACCCGGTCGACTCCTCTGATATGGCGTTCCAGGTTGCAGCCCGTATGGCCTTCCGCGAAGCTTTCGCTAAGGCTGGCGCTCAGATCCTCGAACCGATCATGAAGGTCGAAATCCAGACCCCGACCGAATTCCAGGGCGGTGTCGTGGGTAACGTTTCCCAGCGTCGTGGTAGCATCGTTGGTACTTCCGAAGAACTCGGCATGACCACGATTACTGCAGAAGTTCCGCTTTCCGAAATGTTCGGTTATGCTACGGACCTCCGTTCCATGACCCAGGGTAAGGCAGAATTCACGATGGAATTCTGCAAGTACCTCCCGGTTCCGAAGAACATCCAGGAAGAACTCATCAAGAAGTACGGCGACAAGGTCAAGGCAAGAGCTTAATCCAAGCCAAACCAGCTAAAACTTCTCGAAAGTTTAAAAGGCCTGCAACGGAAGTTGCAGGTCTTTTTGTTTGAGGTTTACACACACACAATAATTCGTATAAAAGAAGAGTCCCGCAATGCTCTCACGGGACTCTCTTATAAACGTAACACTAGTAAGTTCTACTCCGCGATTCGATTCGGCTTCCCGTCTCAGAACCAGAATTTACTTGTGCCACAAGAATAATATAGCACACGAATTACGAGTGCGAACAAAATTTCGCATACTCATTTAATCCCGCGCGGAACATTCCAAATTGGACTAACTACTAAGCTTCGCTTCTTTCCAGAGCTTTTGCAGGCCCTCTAGGCCCACGTCCTTGATTTCCTTGCCCTGTTCCTTGACGCGGCGTTCTACCTCGCGGAAGCGCTTTTCGAACTTGTTGTTTGCGCGCTGCAGTGCTATGTTGGCGTTGAAGCCGCAGTGGCGAGCGACATTCACGAGACTGAACATGATGTCGCCGAATTCATCTTCCAGGCGGTCCACGTTTGCATTCTCGGGAGAAATCTTTTCCATCTCGGCACGGAATTCCGCAAATTCCTCTTGAGCCTTATCGAACACGGGAGCAGCCTCGCCCCAGTCAAAACCGACTTTAGCTACGCGGCGGATAATATCTTGCGAGCGTGCGAGCGTGGGCATGCTTTTGCTGACTTTGTCCATAATAGACTCGCCCGCATGCTTTAAGTTGTTCTTCTCCTGCGCCTTGATGCGTTCCCAACGACGGCTTACGTCATTTGCCGTATCCACTTTAGCATCACCAAACACATGCGGATGCCTGCGCACCATCTTTTCGCACAAGCCCTGAATCACGTCTTCAATCGTAAAGTCGCCCTGTTCCTTGCACACCTGCGAATGGAAAATCACCTGGAACAGCACATCGCCGAGTTCCTCGCACATGTGCTCCTTGTCGCCATCCTGTGCGGCATCAATAAACTCACAGCTTTCTTCAACCAAATAGGGCAACAGCGAATGCGTGGTCTGCTGGCGGTCCCATGGGCAGCCATTTTCCGAACGCAGACGGGCCATAATATCAACGAGATCCTTAAACGTGTATTTCATGAGCGCAAAGATAGAAAGTAAACGCGCCCCCTTGTTTTCCCGTAACAAATTCAGTAAATTAGTTACCGCTTTATTAGATTCTTACCTATATCGTTTCTTAGATCCTTTAATTTTATTCTCTCAAAAAAACAGCCCCCAGGTACATTCGGGGCAACAATAGTATGGAAATGAAACTCTCTCCCGAAAATTATCCACTCGCATTGGGAGCATCCAAATATAGCCCCAAGCAGCTATTTTGCATAGGCACACTCCCCTCCACCGATAAAATCGGCATCGCCATGGTCGGCACACGCCGCCCGTCCGCATCAGCCGAAGAACTCTGTAGGCGACTCATCGGGTCGCTCAAAGCCACAAATGCCGTGGTCATTTCGGGGCTTGCACAGGGCATAGACAGTTTTTGCCACCGCGCCGCCCTCGATGCTGGCATCCCCACAATAGCAGTCCTTGCGCAAGGTCTAGGCACCAAAATTGAAGGCGAAAGAGGAATACTCGCCAAACGCATTCTTGACGCAGGAGGCGCCCTTTTAAGCGAATACGAAGGTGATACGCCGGCCTACAAGGGGAACTTCATCGCACGGAACCGCATCATCAGCGGACTCAGCCAATCGACGCTCGTGGTCCAGAGCCGTAAAAAAGGAGGCGCTCTCCTTACCGCACAATTCTGCCTAGACGAAGGGAAACAGCTCCTCGCCTGCCCCGGGAACTTTGACTGCGAGCTCTACAGCGGCACAAACACGCTCCTTGACAGCGGACACGCCAAGGCCGTCTTTATTCCCGAAAGTCTACGGGCCGTCGCCGGGATTCCGCTCCTCGAAGGGGCTAAAATGGAGCAATTGACCACGTATGGGGTACAACTTTCGGACGGGGCTCAAAAAATCTTTGAGAGGTTTAACGGATTCCGCAAAACATTTTCGGAACTTCAGCAAGAATTTGACTTTAAGCCACCAGAACTTTTAGCTATATTGACGGAGCTAGAAATATCAGGTCTAGTCACATCAAAGGACAACTTCCAATTCTATTTTAACGGAGCTTGATCAGTTGCACTTACGATATCTCATTGTAATTGCCACCATCATCGCATTTGCGTTCATGGTGTTCCATCTGCTATTCGGAAAGGACAGCTTTCCGGAGCAGCGTAGAATTGCAAGAGAAATCGAACTGTACCAAGCCGAAATAGACTCGTTAAATAAAGTCATCGAAGAACGCGACAAGCTGATCCAAAAGCTAAAGACCGACTCCCTCTACAAAGAAGAAATACTGCGCACCCGCTACGGCATGAGCCGCGAAGGCGAAAAAGCGTTTCAGCTGGTGAAGTAGCGGCGTTGCCGCTACTTAGACGAAAGAACGCTCGCTAACTCGCTTTAGACGAAAGACGAGAGTACTAGTTAGGCACCATTGGTGCAGTATAATAAAATCTTTCGTCTCTCGTCTAAACCTACGCCATCTTGCTTGCATCGGTGTTGGTGCATTCGACCTTTCCGGCGAAGAAGCTATAGGCTGCAGGCACAATGAAAAGCGTCATGAACGTTGCGAACGTGAGACCGCCAACAATGGCAACGCCCATTGCAATGCGGCTCGGGGTGCCGGTCAGGATGAGCGGCACTGCGCCCAATACCGTAGAAAGGCTCGTCATGAGGATTGGGCGGAAGCGGCGTTCCGCCGCCATCCGAGCCGCCTCAAGCTTGCTGCAGCCCGTATTCTCGGCAATCTGGTTTGCAAATTCCACAATCAAGATACCATTCTTCGTCACAAGAGCAATCAAAAGAATCAAAGCAATTTCGCTAAAGATGTTGAGCGTCTGGCCCGTGACAAACAAGCTCACCAAAGCGCCCGAGAGTGCAAGCGGCACCGTAAAGAAAATCACAAACGGCGCGCGGAAGCTTTCGAACTGCCCCGCAAGCACCAAGAACACAAGTGCTAGCGCAAGCAAGAACACCACGTACAATCCCGAAGAGCTTTCTTCGAATTCCTTGGACGATCCGCTCAAGGTCGTGCTCACGCTCGGGTAATCCTTCAGCAACTTTTTTGCAATGCGGCGCATTTCTTCGACGCCATCGCCAATCGTCTTGCCCGGCACAAGGCCCGCCTGGATGGTTGCAGCGCTAAAGCGGTTATAACGCGGGAGTGACGGAGAAGCGGACTGTTCCTTGTACGTAATAAAGTTGTCCAAGCTCACCAACTCGCCCTTGCCGTTCTTGACCGTAAGCATCGAGAGGTTTTCCGGCGAATCACGATACTGGTAACCGACAGCACCAATGATATCGTACTGACGGCCGTCCTTATAGTAATCGCCATAAGTTTGGTCACTAATCGCAAGCTGCACCGCCTGAGCAATATCGTTCACCGACACGCCTTCTTCGTTTGCCTTGTCACGCAAAATTTCAATGTGGAGTTCCGGCTTCGTGAAGCGCAAGTTGCTGTTCACCACGCTGAACACAGGGCTCTTGCTTGCCGCTTCTTCGAATTTCGGAACAAGGTCTCGCAACACTTCGATGTTCGGAGCCTGCAAAACGAACTGCACCGGGAGACCACCGCGCTGCGTACTGATGCTCTGCGGTTCAAACACCATCACACGCAAATCCGGGTATTCGTTACCGAGCACCTGAATTGCGCGGGCAATTTCACTCTGCGGACGACGAGCCTTCTTATCGTCGTTCAAGAACAAACGCATTCTCGAGTTACCCGCATTCCAAGCACCCGCCTGGAATTCCGTGTATTCATTGGAATCGAGAATCGAAGTCACTTCATCGACAAATTCATCAGCCATGCGCTTGGTGCGCGAGAGGTTCACGCCTTCGGGCATGCTCATGTTCACCATAACGGCGTTGGAGTCTTCGGTCGGCGCCATTTCGCTACTCATGTTATTGAAGCAGTAGTAAGCTCCAAATAAAAGTGCTGCCACAATCGGGAACAACAGCAAGCGCCACTTGAGGAATCCGCCCAGCAAACGTGAATACATCCCGTTCAGCCAGTCAAAGAACGGTTCCGTGAGTTTAAAGAAGGCGCCTTTCTTCTGGTGCTTCAGAAATTTAGAACAAAGCATCGGCGAAAGCGTCAAAGCGCAGAGCGTCGAGAGGAACACGGTTCCAATCATCACCGCCACAAATTCACGAAACAAAAGGCCAGTCGTACCGCCCAATGCAAGCACCGGGATGAACACCGCCATCAACACAACAGACGTTGCAATCACCGCAAAAAAGATTTCATTTGTTCCTGCAATTGCCGCCTGCTTCGGCGTCATGCCACTTTCAATCTTGTGGTAAATATTTTCCACAATCACAATGGCATCGTCCACGACAAGGCCAATCGCGAGGACCATCGCCAAAAGCGTAAGCACGTTGATACTGAACCCGCAAAGGTAAAGCACAAAGAAGCTACCAATCACAGATACAGGCACCACGACCATCGGGATAAACGTTGTACGGCCTTCGCGAAGGAACGCAAAGATAATTGCAATCACGAGGATAAACGCAATAAAGATGGTTTCCACCACTTCCTTGATGGAAGCACGTATGTTAATCGAGGTATCGCGACCGTAAAGCAGTTCCACACCTTCCGGGATTTCACGGCGGATATCTTCGACGCGCTTGTAGAATTCGTTTGCAATTTCAACGTGGTTACTGCCCGGCTGCGCCATGAGCGCAAGCGTAATGGAATTTTTGCCGTTACGTCTAAAACCGGTACGCGTATCCTTCGGTTCGTAATGGATATCTGCGACATCGGAAATGCGAATTACAGTTCCATCTTCAGCCGTTCTTACCGCAATGTTGCCAAATGACTTTGGATCAAGAACTCGACCAAGCGTACGAATAGAAAGCGTCGTTTCTGAACCTTCAATAGAGCCGGACGGGAGTTCCAAGTTACCTTGTTTCAAAGCAGCCGCCATCTGCGCACCCGAGACGCCAAGCGCCTGCATACGCACCGGGTCAATCCACAAACGCACGACCGGGCGTTTTTCACCCCATATCGCCACTTCCGAAACGCCGTTAATCGTCTGCAAGCGTTCCTTCACGTGGTTGTTCGCGATTTCCGAAACTTCCATCGGGTCAAACTTGTCGCTCACAAGGCTCACCATCAAAATCGGGTCGCTGTCGCTATCGGACTTGTAGACCGTCGGTTCATCGACATCGTCCGGCAAGCGGCGACGCACACGGCTCACGCGGTCGCGAATTTCGTTTGCAGCCGCTTCCAAGTCCATGCCCGTTTCAAATTCAATGCTGATGTAAGAGAATCCATCGCGGCTCGTCGAAGTCAAAGCCTTGATACCAGACGCACTGTTGATGGACGCTTCCAAGATTTCAGTGACTTCCGCCTCGACCACGGCAGCGTTTGCACCCGGGTAAGAAGTACGCACCTGAATCAAGGGATAGTCAACGTTCGGGTATTCACGAATGCCGAGAGAGCTGAGCCCAAAAAATCCAAGCAACAGGATGACAAGCGCCATCACTGTCATGAGGACTGGGCGACGGACGGAGAGCTGGCTTACGCTCATTACTCTACCTCGTAATTGATCGAATGGCGGAGTCCCTTAATCTTGACATCAACACCTGGGCGAAGGCTCACAATGCCTGAAACAATCACCGTATCACCCACATCAAGGCCCGAAAGCACCTGCACAGACATCGGCGTGCGGAGCCCCGTCGTGATATGCTTGATCTTAGCCTTGCCTCCCTGGCTCACAAACACGTAAGCGCCTTCCCTGTCAAGAATCATCGCTTCGGACGGAATCGTAAAACTCTGCACGTTGCTAGCTTCCATCGCGACATTCACACTCACAAAGCTACCCGCAATGAGTTCGCCCTTTGCGTTATCGACATCGACCATCACACGGCGAGTACGGCTGCTTTCAGAAATCACGGCATCAAGCGCAGAGACAACGCCGAACTTTTCAACGTTGCGTTCAGAGTCCTTGAGAGAAATCTTGTCGCCCACCTTGATGACAGACGCATAGCGCTGCGGGAGCGAGAACTTCGCCTTGAGTCGGTCCACTTCGCTGAGTTCAGCAATCGGCGTGCCGGAGTTGAGCCAGGCGCCCACGGACACATCAACAAAACCAAGCTTGCCACTAAACGGCGCACGGACTTCGGTCTTTGCAAGTTGAGCCTGGATAAGTTCTACGCTTGCCTGAGCGGACTTGAGAGAAGCTTCTGCCGATTCCAAATCCTGCTTGGTCGCACCGTTCTTTTCAAAGAGGCTGCGAACGCGTTGTTCCTTCTGCTCGGCAAGCATCTTGTTCGACTGCGCCTGCTTGAGCTGCGCACGGAGTTCAGAATCGTCAATCTTTGCGAGGAGCGTACCCTTCTTGACAATAGCCCCGTCTTTTGCCTTGAGGCTTACCAAACGGCCGGAGGTCGCCGCCGAAAGCGATACGCTGTTCTTCGGCACGAGAGTCGCCATCGTCTGGAAATTCTTGCCCAGCAGCCCAAGTTCTGCCACATAACCTTCGACATTCAGCACTCTCTGAGCGCCACCCTTTTTGCCGCCATTGCCTTTGCCTGCAGGAGCGCCCTTGGCGGAATCATCTTTACTACCACAAGCCACAAGAAGGATAGAAGAAAGAGCTATTAGAAGAAGGTGTTTCATATTTTAGCTAGAAGTAGACGGAAGGAAGTGGTTAGAGTAATTTCGCGTATTTAGATGAATAACGCTGTAAAAAAGTTGCATAAAAAGGACATTCCCGCACTGAGGCGGGAATGACAAATTTAAAATTTTACGTTCATGAAAAGTGCGGCACCATCATCATAGAATTCCGGTTCAAACTGAACTCGGCTAGAGAACGACTTGTTCGAGGTCGCACGGTAGATGCGCCAAGAATCAAGCATGGAAACCACACGGTTCAAAATCAGCGCGCCCACAGAAACCTGGAACACAATGCGACTTATACGGTAATGACGCATGCGGCTCTTGAATTCCTCGATATGTTCCGTAGTTTCCGGATTGTCGGAGCTCCCCCAATCCCACTGGACTTCGTTCGAAAATTCTTCATCCACCTTCTTGCCCGAGCGGATCATCGCCTGGTTGTAATCCTCGTTCATGTCCGGCGAAGAATTCTGCCCGAACACGCCCGAACGGCTGCGATAAGAGCCCACCGTATTCAGCAAGGAAACGTTCTTTTTGCCTGTAAACCCAGCATGGCGAACCGCATAATTGTGAGCCGACGTCACATAGCGGTCCCCAACCACGTAGGCCCCCACAGTAACGACCCACAGACCAAGGTCTGTCCACAGAAACGGGCGTACCATTTTTTTTTCATTCAAGTAGAGTTCGCCCATGCCCGGCAAAAGAGCCGAAGCGCCAACAGCCAAGAATACGTTCTTGTCGCTATTCTTGTAAACGTTTTCATTGACACTCACCACAATCTGCGAGAAAGCGGCGACTGACGCAAGCAGTATGGCAAGAATAATGCGCATTAGAATCCCCAGTTTGCACGAACGGTCCAGCCAAAGGAATCCTTAAACGAGACACCACTATCAAAATGCAGGCGATCGTACCAGGAAACATCTTCTTCGTAGAGAACCTTGTTGTGGGCATTGGCAGTAAGTGCGGCGTCCACAGCCGAAACGATATGGTTCAAGATGAGACCACCGATAAACAAAGCCTGCATGTCGGCGTAATCGTTTGCATCACGGCGCATGGAACGATACTTGTTCAAATGTTCGGATTCGCCCAGCGGGACGGTCTCGTAATCTTCTTCATCAAGGTGAAGGTTGTCAATCGAGACTTCCGTAGCATCATCCCAACCACGGACGTAAACACCTTCAGAAATCAACTGGAACAGTTCGGATTCATTGTTGATGGAATGCCTAAGGCCCTTCATTTCATCACCCAAGGACTTGTTCTTGTCATTGAAGTTATTACGATGGGTCAAGTCGTCATCGTACAACGAGCTTTCCTGATAGCACTTGCCATAGGTCGCATCGCCATAAATCGCTTCGCAGAACGACTTACGCGTACCCATGTAGCGGTTGATGAACGTCGTCGAGTAGACGTTTCCGCCCATGTTATGGTAAAGATCGTACATGGCAGATTCGTAACGGCCAATCGAGTAATGTTCCTTGGCGAACTTCTTGTACTTATCCACCTGCTGGTTATACTTGTAAACGGAGAAGTAACCCCAAGCGCTCCACATGAGCACTTCCAAAGCCATATAGACACCGCCACGAACATACGTTGCCGTCGTACCGCCTACGTACATCTGACCTGCACCCGGCACCAAAAGCGAGAGGAACAAAGCCTTGCGCGGATTCTTGTAACGCCCCTTCATTTCGTCGATGCCATGCACCTTGGAAACCTTGACCGGACCGAGAAGGTCACGACGGCTCATACTGTTAGAAGACTCGGCTACAGAACTGCTGCTCACGTTTGTGAGGCCAGCGACAGCCGATTGCGCAATGGAATCAGCCTTCCTCGAGGAATCGGCACGAGCACGTACCCTTTCGGCTTCGGCAATGGCCTCTTCGCGCATCAAGGAATCGCGAGCTGCAGAATCCAAAACGGAGGTATCGACAATCGCCACAGCAGGAGCAGCCTCCACAGAAGAGCTAGACTCAACCGGAGCAACCGATGAAGAACTGAGTACTGCAGAACTTGCCGGGATTTCAACAACCACAGACGAAGAACTCAATACAACAGACGAGCTCGAAAGCGGTGTTGCAGACGAACTGGACACAGCCTTGCTACTAGACGATTTTGCCTTAGACTTTTTAGAAGCGGAACTCGCAGGAGCCTTAGCGGCAGAACTAGCCGGAGCAACCGCAGCAGAGCTCGCAGGAGCGGCCGAAGCTTTTGCCTCGGGTGTCGCCGGCGTTGCCGGAGCGGCAGCTTCTTCTTCGAATTCAGCGAAAAGGTCTCTCACTTGGCCAAAAGAAAGCTGGGCGAGAGATAGACCTAAAAACAAGGGTAAAAGAGCAAACTTGCGCATATAACCCTAAAATAGCAAAAAATGTTGTCAAAACAAAAAGCCCCGGACACAAATCCGAGGCTTTCTTCATAAAAATTTAAGATTGCTGTTTATTTGACGAGAATCTTCTGAGCCGAGGAGCCAACGCGCACCATGTAAACGCCTGCACTCGGAACCGGAATTTCAAAATTGGAGGATTCCACAGAGCCCTTGCGAATCACACGACCCTGCAAGTCAAGCACAGCAAAGCGCTTGCCCACCGTAGATCCATTCACCTGAATGCGGCGATTCATGGAAGAAATACCAAATGCCTTACGTCCCTTAACGGCGGCAATAGATATTTCCTCATCCGTAATCTTGAACGTTCCGTCAATCGATACGACGAAATTGACATTTTCGAAGTTCGGCGAGATATTGACAAAGTCCGAAGCGACAAGGCCCATGGGGTAAACGCCAAGTTCCGTTGCAGTCATTGAAGAATCACCCTTGTAAGAAACAAATTCCTTCTTGTAAGCAAATTCTTCAGGCAACCAGGGTTCACCCGGAATGCGCATCGGGCTTACATCAAAGCTCTTGAGGGCTGTAACTTCATTTCCGTCATCATACTTTGCAATTACGTTGTCACCATAGATTGCAACGGTAATTCTCTGCGTGCAAGGTTTAATCGTAAAGTGTCCCTGCCTGATTTTCACAATGTAGTTCGGATTGTCAAAAGCTTCGACAAACGTACCAGAAATGCTATAGGTTTCATCATCAAGGAGAACGTCTTCACCCTGCTGACGTTTCATATAAAGTTCCGGCAATTCGTCACCATCAAGCAAGCCCGAGACCGTATAGGTATACTTTTCCGGATCAGCTTCGCTATAGAACTTAGAGGTATCGTTCACAGTCACCGTCACAATTTTCTGCTTCACAGTAAGCGTGTTCGTTTCGTACTTGGTCACTTCATAGTTCGTGTTTGTCGGGCTCTTCTTGTCAAAGGTGAGTTCGTAGTCACCGGCTGCAAGAAGGCCAGTCTTGTTAAGAGACACGTGGATGTTATCAAGTTCATCACCTTCAAGAAGTCTATCGACAGACCATGTAAATTCAGTCGGAGTTTCATCGCCATACGTAATGGTATCAGCATTAGCAGAGACAACCAAGGCTCTCGGATTGACAACCAGGACACCGTCTGCAATATTGAACGTCACATTGGGATAGTTCACAGAAGTGTTCTTGAAGTCTGCGGCAGAAAGGCCCATGGTATACTTGCCAGCATCCGTTCCAGCGACCGCAGATTCACCGCTATATTCAACATACTTGAGGGAGTACGCTTCGCTATTGGAAGAAATATCGTAACCCTTCACGGAATGTTCCTTGCCATCATATTCAACAGTATCGACATGTCCAGTAATCGTGACCACGATCTTGTCATCATTTGCAGTAATCGTCAATTGACCATCTTTTGTACTAACAATGTAGTTCGGATTCGATTCATCATCAACCGTAGCCGTAATGGCGTAGTCACCGGCATCTTCACCAGCTTCGCGCTTCAGAGCGACTCCCTTCAGTTCATCCTTGACGCCGTCAAACGAAGCTATAC
Coding sequences within it:
- a CDS encoding MBG domain-containing protein; amino-acid sequence: MIKKIAMFALAVSMAFSGAFADSTCTVAITPSLGIFSGNQIKPTVTRVMCDDVELTDFSVTYGENINAGANAGTVYVTVKGNTDPIEKKFDIEQKPIKILIDNAEKEKGTKDPVFTWKLAEVKNVNAKELANLQAGLEEFIELTRNAGEEVYTYPITLADGIYDGLKKKFPNYDFSFTSGEFTITKTKVTVVVTSTAKVYGQDDPEQFEYTIHGNIEKSDYTKLGDIVLSRPKGEDVTADGYLISVTVENMETDDYYVETVPGTFVIQPAPVNVVVDDVEKIYGDATPEYTYKVTGLIGSDKLKDVTISCAKCVSTGLENVGEYAVTASVKAASNPNYKVTTKSGTLTVTPKAATVTMNNAEKTYGEKDPKFTYEAEGLVTASESLASPTIARAKGENVGTYKVSVEFAEGANPNYTLTVKPGTLTINQKAVTLVVDNITKKYGEKDPELTYTVSGIASFDGVKDELKGVALKREAGEDAGDYAITATVDDESNPNYIVSTKDGQLTITANDDKIVVTITGHVDTVEYDGKEHSVKGYDISSNSEAYSLKYVEYSGESAVAGTDAGKYTMGLSAADFKNTSVNYPNVTFNIADGVLVVNPRALVVSANADTITYGDETPTEFTWSVDRLLEGDELDNIHVSLNKTGLLAAGDYELTFDKKSPTNTNYEVTKYETNTLTVKQKIVTVTVNDTSKFYSEADPEKYTYTVSGLLDGDELPELYMKRQQGEDVLLDDETYSISGTFVEAFDNPNYIVKIRQGHFTIKPCTQRITVAIYGDNVIAKYDDGNEVTALKSFDVSPMRIPGEPWLPEEFAYKKEFVSYKGDSSMTATELGVYPMGLVASDFVNISPNFENVNFVVSIDGTFKITDEEISIAAVKGRKAFGISSMNRRIQVNGSTVGKRFAVLDLQGRVIRKGSVESSNFEIPVPSAGVYMVRVGSSAQKILVK
- a CDS encoding efflux RND transporter permease subunit — translated: MSVSQLSVRRPVLMTVMALVILLLGFFGLSSLGIREYPNVDYPLIQVRTSYPGANAAVVEAEVTEILEASINSASGIKALTSTSRDGFSYISIEFETGMDLEAAANEIRDRVSRVRRRLPDDVDEPTVYKSDSDSDPILMVSLVSDKFDPMEVSEIANNHVKERLQTINGVSEVAIWGEKRPVVRLWIDPVRMQALGVSGAQMAAALKQGNLELPSGSIEGSETTLSIRTLGRVLDPKSFGNIAVRTAEDGTVIRISDVADIHYEPKDTRTGFRRNGKNSITLALMAQPGSNHVEIANEFYKRVEDIRREIPEGVELLYGRDTSINIRASIKEVVETIFIAFILVIAIIFAFLREGRTTFIPMVVVPVSVIGSFFVLYLCGFSINVLTLLAMVLAIGLVVDDAIVIVENIYHKIESGMTPKQAAIAGTNEIFFAVIATSVVLMAVFIPVLALGGTTGLLFREFVAVMIGTVFLSTLCALTLSPMLCSKFLKHQKKGAFFKLTEPFFDWLNGMYSRLLGGFLKWRLLLFPIVAALLFGAYYCFNNMSSEMAPTEDSNAVMVNMSMPEGVNLSRTKRMADEFVDEVTSILDSNEYTEFQAGAWNAGNSRMRLFLNDDKKARRPQSEIARAIQVLGNEYPDLRVMVFEPQSISTQRGGLPVQFVLQAPNIEVLRDLVPKFEEAASKSPVFSVVNSNLRFTKPELHIEILRDKANEEGVSVNDIAQAVQLAISDQTYGDYYKDGRQYDIIGAVGYQYRDSPENLSMLTVKNGKGELVSLDNFITYKEQSASPSLPRYNRFSAATIQAGLVPGKTIGDGVEEMRRIAKKLLKDYPSVSTTLSGSSKEFEESSSGLYVVFLLALALVFLVLAGQFESFRAPFVIFFTVPLALSGALVSLFVTGQTLNIFSEIALILLIALVTKNGILIVEFANQIAENTGCSKLEAARMAAERRFRPILMTSLSTVLGAVPLILTGTPSRIAMGVAIVGGLTFATFMTLFIVPAAYSFFAGKVECTNTDASKMA
- a CDS encoding efflux RND transporter periplasmic adaptor subunit codes for the protein MKHLLLIALSSILLVACGSKDDSAKGAPAGKGNGGKKGGAQRVLNVEGYVAELGLLGKNFQTMATLVPKNSVSLSAATSGRLVSLKAKDGAIVKKGTLLAKIDDSELRAQLKQAQSNKMLAEQKEQRVRSLFEKNGATKQDLESAEASLKSAQASVELIQAQLAKTEVRAPFSGKLGFVDVSVGAWLNSGTPIAELSEVDRLKAKFSLPQRYASVIKVGDKISLKDSERNVEKFGVVSALDAVISESSRTRRVMVDVDNAKGELIAGSFVSVNVAMEASNVQSFTIPSEAMILDREGAYVFVSQGGKAKIKHITTGLRTPMSVQVLSGLDVGDTVIVSGIVSLRPGVDVKIKGLRHSINYEVE